A single window of Streptomyces griseoviridis DNA harbors:
- a CDS encoding RICIN domain-containing protein, whose product MELKGHLARLAGAGAAGAFASTLLFGTTASAQTASSPRAVHYQVVNGNSRNAYLQVVITQSGQGRLVLATCDRSAKQVWTIAGGVFKNPATNQCLDGDGSAVYTQRCNTDGYQKWTTTSGSRKYIRHVKSGNYLHAGGGIGDRVGFRPSTGTASRWVIGRV is encoded by the coding sequence ATGGAACTCAAGGGACATCTCGCCCGGTTGGCCGGCGCCGGCGCGGCGGGCGCGTTCGCCTCGACGCTGCTGTTCGGCACCACGGCCTCGGCGCAGACGGCGAGTTCACCGCGGGCGGTGCACTACCAGGTGGTCAACGGCAACAGCCGCAACGCCTACCTCCAGGTGGTGATCACCCAGTCGGGCCAGGGCCGCCTCGTCCTCGCCACGTGCGACCGCAGCGCGAAGCAGGTGTGGACGATCGCCGGTGGCGTCTTCAAGAACCCGGCGACCAACCAGTGCCTGGACGGCGACGGCTCGGCCGTCTACACGCAGCGGTGCAACACCGACGGGTATCAGAAGTGGACCACCACGTCCGGCAGCCGCAAGTACATCAGGCACGTCAAGAGCGGCAACTACCTGCACGCGGGCGGCGGCATCGGGGACCGGGTCGGATTCCGGCCCAGCACCGGGACGGCGTCCCGCTGGGTGATCGGCCGGGTGTGA
- a CDS encoding glutamate--cysteine ligase has product MGRDIDQETFTESDFSAFRRRLRDSVGTLRRTLDVPGFGESEISVGAELEMFLMGADGRPAALNDQVRADASDHRICLEVDRFNLEANLTPVGIEGRPFTALRSESDTLLAAVGAAARRHGALPVTIGTLPTLTAPDLCRSALTPRGRFDQIERALRARRGTPYLLAFAGEEPATLLADSIAVQGATCSWQLHLVVRPGEFTRAYNAAQLATGPVLAAAGNSPLLLGRRLWQETRIPLYEQGFGDGGGTPRVLRRPASARPRPRASFGHRWLDGGAARLFADAVHHHDVLVPVLSHREPAAHDGPAGAAPCLDELRLHQGTVWTWNRPVYDPGGHVRIEFRALPSGPTSLDMAANAAFLLGLTLHLAAGPAPPHTVLPFATARGNFYRAARSGLRARIGWPSPGGALTWSRAADLLPRLLPLAAEGLVGAGVDAEEAGHLLSVIAARVAGGQTGAVWQQRALTALDGHGDRRGALRLLTHTYAGLVTSGAPVHSWPVPAAG; this is encoded by the coding sequence ATGGGGCGAGACATCGACCAGGAGACCTTCACGGAATCCGACTTCTCCGCCTTCCGCAGACGCCTGCGGGACTCCGTGGGCACGCTGAGGCGGACGCTCGACGTCCCCGGCTTCGGCGAGTCGGAGATCAGCGTGGGGGCCGAGCTGGAGATGTTCCTCATGGGCGCTGACGGCCGCCCGGCCGCGCTGAACGACCAGGTCCGCGCGGACGCCTCGGACCACCGCATCTGTCTGGAGGTCGACCGGTTCAACCTGGAGGCGAACCTGACGCCGGTCGGGATCGAGGGCAGGCCGTTCACCGCGCTGCGGTCGGAGTCCGACACGCTGCTGGCCGCGGTCGGGGCCGCGGCCCGCCGCCACGGGGCGCTCCCGGTGACGATCGGGACGCTGCCCACCCTGACCGCCCCCGACCTGTGCCGGTCGGCCCTGACGCCCCGCGGCCGGTTCGACCAGATCGAACGGGCCCTGCGCGCCCGCCGCGGCACGCCCTACCTCCTCGCGTTCGCGGGCGAGGAACCGGCGACCCTGCTGGCCGACTCCATCGCGGTGCAGGGCGCGACCTGCTCCTGGCAGCTCCATCTGGTCGTCAGGCCGGGCGAGTTCACCCGCGCCTACAACGCGGCGCAACTGGCGACCGGCCCGGTGCTGGCGGCGGCGGGCAACTCGCCCCTGCTGCTGGGCCGCAGGCTCTGGCAGGAGACCCGCATCCCGCTGTACGAACAGGGCTTCGGCGACGGCGGCGGAACCCCGCGGGTCCTTCGGCGGCCCGCGTCGGCGAGGCCGCGCCCCCGGGCGTCCTTCGGCCACCGCTGGCTCGACGGAGGTGCGGCGCGCCTGTTCGCGGACGCCGTCCACCACCACGACGTGCTGGTGCCGGTGCTGTCGCACCGGGAGCCGGCCGCCCACGACGGGCCGGCCGGCGCGGCGCCGTGCCTCGACGAACTGCGCCTGCACCAGGGGACGGTGTGGACGTGGAACCGACCGGTGTACGACCCGGGCGGCCATGTCCGCATCGAGTTCAGGGCCCTGCCCAGCGGGCCGACCTCCCTCGACATGGCCGCCAACGCCGCCTTCCTGCTGGGGCTGACCCTGCACCTCGCCGCGGGGCCCGCGCCTCCCCACACCGTGCTGCCGTTCGCGACGGCCCGGGGCAACTTCTACCGGGCGGCGCGTTCGGGGCTGCGCGCCAGGATCGGCTGGCCGTCACCCGGCGGAGCCCTCACCTGGAGCCGCGCGGCCGATCTGCTGCCGCGGCTGCTGCCGCTCGCCGCCGAGGGGCTGGTCGGCGCGGGGGTCGACGCCGAGGAGGCCGGGCACCTGCTGTCCGTGATCGCCGCGCGCGTCGCCGGCGGGCAGACCGGCGCGGTGTGGCAGCAGCGCGCGCTGACGGCGCTCGACGGTCACGGCGACCGCCGGGGCGCGCTGCGCCTGCTGACGCACACCTACGCCGGTCTTGTCACCTCCGGCGCCCCGGTCCACAGCTGGCCCGTCCCGGCCGCCGGGTGA
- a CDS encoding nuclear transport factor 2 family protein yields MQEEIARSAIDTFISAFNASDDSYVTALLAQALTSDVVFWGPLGRSEGIEAVERFVLDIRRHPAGTGTMVRCSGVDMPDEWARYQWVFTTPDGGPRLAGTDVVHLRRSLIDQVIVFAGEIEPSGS; encoded by the coding sequence ATGCAGGAAGAAATCGCACGGTCCGCGATCGACACGTTCATCTCCGCGTTCAACGCCTCGGACGACAGCTATGTGACTGCGCTGCTCGCCCAGGCCCTGACCTCGGACGTGGTTTTCTGGGGGCCGTTGGGCCGCAGTGAGGGGATCGAGGCGGTCGAGCGGTTCGTGCTGGACATCCGGCGCCACCCCGCGGGGACCGGCACGATGGTGCGCTGCTCCGGGGTGGACATGCCGGACGAGTGGGCCCGGTACCAGTGGGTCTTCACGACGCCGGACGGAGGCCCCCGCCTGGCGGGGACGGACGTCGTCCATCTGCGACGGAGCCTCATCGACCAGGTCATCGTCTTCGCGGGGGAGATCGAGCCGTCCGGCTCCTGA
- a CDS encoding AfsR/SARP family transcriptional regulator — protein sequence MDFRVLGALEVWRGTERVPVPGARRQRVLAALLLAPNAVVPLSRLAEMTWDDEPPASAVKQLRNSVSALRERLGDSAQRLILTEEPGYRIRVAEQDLDSLRFAAGVALDRYALHLVDALGFLVLMGGWEERVDTATAGLRAARRSGLTEHEANVLLARGEALVQMRHPDAEPDLTRASTLAEEIGNLHLQIAARTELGQLLRRQTRFAEALGDFDEARVLSRGFDT from the coding sequence ATGGACTTTCGCGTACTCGGCGCGCTCGAGGTCTGGAGGGGCACCGAGCGGGTGCCGGTGCCCGGAGCGCGCCGTCAGCGGGTGCTCGCCGCGTTGTTGCTGGCACCGAACGCGGTGGTGCCGCTGTCCAGACTCGCCGAGATGACCTGGGACGACGAGCCGCCCGCCAGCGCCGTCAAGCAACTGCGCAACTCCGTCTCGGCGTTGCGTGAACGTCTGGGTGACAGCGCGCAGCGGCTCATCCTCACCGAGGAACCCGGCTACCGGATCCGCGTCGCTGAGCAGGACCTCGACTCGCTCCGCTTCGCCGCTGGCGTCGCCCTGGACCGGTACGCCCTGCACCTCGTCGACGCCCTCGGCTTCCTCGTGCTGATGGGCGGCTGGGAAGAGCGCGTCGACACCGCCACCGCGGGCCTGCGGGCGGCCCGGCGATCCGGCTTGACCGAGCACGAGGCCAACGTCCTGCTGGCCCGCGGAGAGGCCCTGGTGCAGATGCGGCACCCCGATGCGGAGCCCGACCTCACCCGTGCCTCCACCCTCGCCGAGGAGATCGGCAACCTCCACCTCCAGATCGCCGCCCGCACCGAACTCGGCCAACTGCTGCGCAGGCAGACCCGGTTCGCCGAGGCGCTCGGCGACTTCGACGAGGCGCGCGTGCTCAGCAGAGGGTTCGACACCTGA
- a CDS encoding polysaccharide deacetylase family protein, with translation MENRPEGTESRAVQDPAADRPWRWPEEKWRRLATQVGAGRGADVPHWPGGASVAVALSFDLDNETAPLCQNGTSPGLLAQAHYGARAGLPRILSLLRVHGVRASFFVPAVSALLTPEAVGAIGADGHEVGLHGWIHERCGDLTGAEEHALAERGAEVLRRCTGLAPRGTRTPWWDVTEHTVPVARRLGLLYDSSMMADDEPYELLERGERTGLVEIPVSWIRDDAPYFPDDPAARQILAPHEVLRIWKDEFDGALAEGGLFQLTLHPHVIGHRSRVLVLRELLAHIRGRPGVWFATHEEVARHLGGLIGIAPPAAEGEAA, from the coding sequence ATGGAGAACCGGCCCGAGGGCACGGAGAGCAGAGCCGTGCAGGACCCGGCGGCCGACCGGCCGTGGCGCTGGCCCGAGGAGAAATGGCGGCGTCTCGCCACCCAGGTAGGGGCCGGACGAGGCGCGGACGTCCCCCACTGGCCCGGCGGAGCGTCCGTCGCCGTCGCCCTCAGCTTCGACCTCGACAACGAGACGGCGCCGCTCTGCCAGAACGGCACGTCCCCCGGGCTCCTCGCGCAGGCGCACTACGGGGCGCGCGCCGGTCTGCCGAGGATCCTGTCGCTGCTGCGGGTACACGGCGTCCGCGCCTCCTTCTTCGTGCCCGCCGTGTCGGCGCTCCTGACGCCCGAGGCCGTCGGGGCGATCGGCGCCGACGGCCACGAGGTGGGGCTGCACGGCTGGATCCACGAGCGGTGCGGCGACCTGACCGGGGCCGAGGAACACGCGCTGGCCGAACGCGGCGCCGAGGTGCTGCGCCGGTGCACGGGCCTCGCCCCCCGGGGCACGCGCACGCCGTGGTGGGACGTCACCGAACACACCGTCCCCGTCGCCCGGCGGCTCGGCCTGCTGTACGACTCGTCGATGATGGCCGACGACGAGCCGTACGAGCTGCTGGAACGCGGCGAGCGGACCGGGCTGGTCGAGATCCCGGTCTCCTGGATCCGTGACGACGCCCCGTACTTCCCCGACGATCCGGCGGCACGGCAGATCCTCGCCCCCCATGAGGTGCTGCGGATCTGGAAGGACGAGTTCGACGGCGCGCTCGCCGAGGGCGGACTCTTCCAACTCACCCTGCACCCGCATGTGATCGGCCACCGGTCACGCGTCCTGGTGCTGCGCGAACTCCTCGCCCACATCCGCGGCCGGCCGGGGGTCTGGTTCGCCACCCACGAGGAAGTGGCGCGGCACCTCGGCGGCCTGATCGGCATCGCGCCGCCGGCCGCGGAGGGGGAGGCCGCCTAG
- a CDS encoding VOC family protein, producing MTSELFAICFDTARPSHSARFWSGLLDRESAEGPDGDVTILPPDPAGFRIRFLPSQEPKTVQNQAHFDLTSTSPDNQRETVARALRLGGSHLDVGQLPEEGHVVLADPDGNELCVIEAGNRFLADTGPIGALACDGTRDVGRFWSEALRWPLVWDQDQETAIQSPNGGTKITWGGPPVAPKTGRSRVRFELAVPAGVPREAEVDRLISLGATRTGPGGSDDGPLPLLDPDGNEFLSCPVDRSAGG from the coding sequence ATGACCAGCGAACTGTTCGCGATCTGCTTCGACACCGCCAGGCCGTCGCACTCCGCGCGGTTCTGGTCCGGGCTCCTGGACCGGGAGTCCGCCGAAGGGCCGGACGGCGACGTCACGATCCTGCCCCCTGACCCCGCCGGCTTCCGCATCCGTTTCCTGCCGTCCCAGGAGCCGAAGACCGTCCAGAACCAGGCGCACTTCGACCTGACGAGCACCTCCCCCGACAACCAGCGGGAGACGGTGGCCAGGGCGCTCAGGCTCGGCGGGAGCCACCTCGACGTGGGCCAACTCCCCGAAGAGGGGCACGTCGTGCTCGCCGATCCGGACGGCAACGAACTGTGCGTCATCGAGGCGGGCAACAGGTTCCTCGCCGACACCGGCCCCATCGGGGCGCTGGCCTGCGACGGTACGCGGGACGTCGGCCGCTTCTGGAGCGAGGCGCTGCGGTGGCCGCTGGTCTGGGACCAGGACCAGGAGACCGCGATCCAGTCGCCCAACGGCGGCACGAAGATCACCTGGGGTGGTCCTCCGGTGGCGCCGAAGACGGGAAGGAGCAGAGTGCGCTTCGAGTTGGCGGTCCCCGCCGGCGTCCCCCGGGAGGCGGAGGTCGACCGGCTGATCTCGCTCGGCGCCACCCGCACCGGCCCCGGCGGGAGCGACGACGGCCCGCTGCCGCTGCTCGACCCCGACGGCAACGAGTTCCTCTCTTGCCCCGTAGATCGTTCTGCCGGAGGCTGA
- a CDS encoding SDR family oxidoreductase: MTLRPDTQDPDLQGRIALVAGATRGAGRAIAVQLGAAGATVYVTGRTTRERRSEYDRPETIEETAELVTGAGGTGIAVPTDHLVPEQVRALAERVDTEQGRLDVLVNDVWGGERLFEFDTTVWEHDLDAGLRLLRLGVDTHAISSHFLLPLLVREPGGLVVEMTDGTSAYNGSRYRNSYFYDLVKNTVLRMGFVLAHELRPYGGTAVTVTPGWMRSEMMLETLGVTEETWRDALTEVPHFCVSESPSYVGRAVAALAGDAEVARWNGRSVSSGQLAQEYGFTDLDGSRPDCWRYLVEVEEAGRPADASGYR, encoded by the coding sequence ATGACACTCAGGCCCGACACACAGGACCCGGACCTCCAGGGCAGGATCGCCCTGGTCGCGGGTGCGACGCGGGGCGCCGGACGGGCCATCGCCGTCCAGTTGGGCGCGGCGGGCGCGACGGTCTACGTCACCGGCCGTACGACTCGGGAGCGCCGCTCGGAGTACGACCGGCCCGAGACGATCGAGGAGACCGCGGAGCTGGTCACCGGGGCGGGCGGGACCGGGATCGCGGTACCGACCGACCACTTGGTGCCCGAGCAGGTCAGGGCGCTGGCCGAACGCGTCGACACCGAGCAGGGGCGGCTCGACGTGCTGGTCAACGATGTCTGGGGCGGGGAGCGGCTGTTCGAGTTCGACACGACGGTGTGGGAGCACGATCTCGACGCGGGGCTGCGGCTGCTGCGGCTCGGCGTGGACACCCACGCGATCTCCAGCCACTTCCTGCTGCCGCTGCTGGTGCGCGAACCCGGCGGGCTGGTGGTGGAGATGACCGACGGGACCTCCGCGTACAACGGCAGCCGCTACCGCAACTCGTACTTCTACGACCTGGTCAAGAACACCGTCCTGCGGATGGGGTTCGTCCTCGCGCACGAACTGCGGCCGTACGGCGGGACGGCGGTGACCGTCACGCCCGGCTGGATGCGTTCGGAGATGATGCTCGAGACCCTCGGCGTCACGGAGGAGACCTGGCGCGACGCGCTGACCGAGGTACCGCACTTCTGCGTCTCGGAGAGCCCGTCGTACGTGGGGCGCGCCGTCGCGGCGCTGGCGGGCGACGCGGAGGTCGCGCGCTGGAACGGGCGGTCGGTGTCCAGCGGGCAACTCGCCCAGGAGTACGGCTTCACGGACCTCGACGGCTCGCGCCCCGACTGCTGGCGCTATCTGGTCGAGGTGGAGGAGGCGGGCAGGCCGGCGGACGCGTCCGGCTACCGGTGA
- a CDS encoding alpha/beta hydrolase: MTNPPTFVLVHGAFANSFSFAPLQAELALLGHRSVAVDLPGHGFEATFPASYQAPQDLDALAAEPGSIKGVTLADNAARVIEVLERARRNGPTVLVAHSRGGITATAVANARPELIDRIVYVSAWCPVDLDAGGYYGQPEMASVDLGAFAASLVGNPGELGLLRTNFRTADPAALAAFKEAFAADLTDDEFRTFLNLFQPDENLDGGTSADRAQAATWGLIPRTYVRLAHDTSIPLAMQDRMIREADALTPGNPFDVSTLEGSHLRWLVHPGPAAALLARLTAR; the protein is encoded by the coding sequence ATGACCAATCCGCCGACCTTCGTCCTTGTCCACGGGGCCTTCGCGAACTCGTTCTCGTTCGCGCCGCTCCAGGCCGAGCTGGCCCTGCTCGGGCACCGCTCGGTGGCCGTCGACCTTCCGGGGCACGGGTTCGAGGCCACTTTCCCCGCCTCCTACCAGGCTCCCCAGGATCTCGACGCCCTCGCCGCGGAACCCGGGAGCATCAAGGGCGTCACGCTCGCCGACAACGCCGCCCGCGTCATCGAGGTCCTCGAACGGGCCCGGCGCAACGGGCCCACCGTCCTCGTCGCGCACAGCAGGGGCGGCATCACCGCCACCGCCGTCGCCAACGCCAGGCCCGAGCTGATCGACCGGATCGTGTACGTCTCCGCCTGGTGCCCCGTCGACCTCGACGCCGGCGGCTACTACGGCCAGCCGGAGATGGCCAGCGTCGACCTGGGAGCCTTCGCCGCCTCGCTCGTCGGGAACCCGGGTGAACTCGGCCTGCTCAGGACCAACTTCCGCACCGCCGACCCGGCCGCGCTCGCCGCGTTCAAGGAGGCGTTCGCCGCCGACCTCACCGACGACGAGTTCCGGACCTTCCTGAACCTCTTCCAGCCCGACGAGAACCTCGACGGCGGTACGTCCGCCGACCGGGCCCAGGCCGCGACCTGGGGCCTGATCCCCAGGACCTATGTCCGCCTGGCCCACGACACGAGCATCCCGCTCGCCATGCAGGACCGCATGATCCGCGAGGCCGACGCCCTCACCCCCGGCAACCCCTTCGACGTCTCGACCCTCGAAGGCAGCCACCTGCGCTGGCTCGTCCACCCGGGCCCCGCCGCCGCACTCCTCGCCCGCCTCACCGCACGCTGA
- a CDS encoding DUF3291 domain-containing protein, protein MPLLALYTFGTLKSPLVDPAPLTREFYDTGEAVYRKISQHPGYLARAEAAEGDRGMLFGADWGAWGEFAVPAWYRKGRTVDTTALATTLSLWTGLRPAFDAVYTGLHRAALNRRYDWFERTGHPNHVCWWVSEGATPTWRDGVSALEHLHEHDVAPHAFTFPHPFTPEGTPARRPPSGCDPESTN, encoded by the coding sequence ATGCCCCTACTCGCGCTGTACACCTTCGGCACCCTGAAGTCGCCGCTCGTCGATCCCGCGCCTCTCACCCGCGAGTTCTACGACACCGGTGAGGCCGTCTACCGGAAGATCAGTCAGCACCCCGGATACCTCGCGCGGGCCGAAGCGGCCGAAGGCGACCGGGGCATGCTCTTCGGGGCGGACTGGGGTGCGTGGGGGGAGTTCGCCGTACCGGCCTGGTACCGCAAGGGCCGCACGGTCGATACCACCGCCCTGGCCACAACCCTCTCCCTCTGGACCGGCCTGCGCCCCGCGTTCGACGCGGTCTACACCGGTCTCCACCGCGCCGCGCTGAACAGGCGGTACGACTGGTTCGAGAGGACGGGGCACCCGAATCACGTGTGCTGGTGGGTCTCCGAGGGTGCGACACCGACCTGGCGGGACGGGGTGTCCGCGCTGGAACACCTCCACGAGCACGACGTCGCGCCGCACGCCTTCACCTTCCCCCACCCGTTCACCCCGGAGGGAACGCCGGCCCGGCGACCGCCGAGTGGGTGCGACCCCGAGTCCACGAACTGA
- a CDS encoding pyridoxal phosphate-dependent decarboxylase family protein, protein MADSPRQQCLADGRIDPEDLDLLDSVARYARFFLETPRPVRPRDPDRLAALLGGELPGEGNGEHATLRRLVEAGESGLLPSGDSRSFGYVVGGALPIGIASDWLVSLWDQCAAVYETSPLASVAEQVCERWLVDLFGLPTGTVMGLTSGCTTANLACLAAAREHQLHAAGWNVNEQGMRLSPPVTVLTGEHTHVSGLRCLRLLGLGDQVAQVDAGTDGRMDPRHLAELAARAPGGLIVCGQVGSTDCGSVDPLTEIADITHDHGGWLHLDAACGMWAAASPVLRPALEGLERADSWSCDGHKWLNTPYDCGIALCARPEPFVDAVRFDADYLQTAERTGRDPMDHRVEISQRARALTLWAILHHEGREGIARIVERNCSAARELGSLLAREPGVELLAPVTLNQVLLHIGGEDRTQRVVDTLNSAGTCWVTPTTWNGRPAVRISVSNWQTGRESADATADAFLSAYREHGEPGTSASRPPADKR, encoded by the coding sequence ATGGCCGACAGCCCCCGGCAACAGTGCCTCGCGGACGGCCGGATCGACCCCGAAGACCTGGACCTCCTCGACTCGGTGGCCCGCTACGCCCGCTTCTTCCTGGAGACACCGCGCCCGGTGCGCCCCCGCGACCCCGACCGGCTCGCGGCCCTGCTCGGCGGGGAACTGCCGGGCGAGGGCAACGGGGAACACGCCACGCTGCGCAGGCTCGTCGAGGCGGGCGAGTCGGGACTCCTCCCGTCCGGGGACTCCCGCAGCTTCGGATACGTGGTCGGGGGCGCCCTGCCGATCGGGATCGCCTCCGACTGGCTGGTCAGCCTCTGGGACCAGTGCGCCGCCGTCTACGAGACCAGCCCGCTCGCCTCGGTGGCCGAACAGGTCTGCGAACGCTGGCTGGTCGACCTGTTCGGGCTGCCCACCGGCACCGTCATGGGCCTCACCTCCGGCTGCACCACGGCCAACCTCGCCTGCCTGGCGGCGGCCCGCGAGCACCAACTCCACGCGGCGGGCTGGAACGTCAACGAACAGGGCATGCGGCTTTCGCCGCCCGTGACCGTCCTCACCGGCGAGCACACCCATGTCTCGGGGCTGCGCTGCCTGCGCCTGCTGGGCCTCGGCGACCAGGTCGCACAGGTGGACGCCGGGACCGACGGCCGGATGGACCCGCGCCACCTGGCCGAACTCGCGGCCAGGGCGCCGGGCGGCCTCATCGTGTGCGGACAGGTCGGCTCCACGGACTGCGGATCGGTCGACCCGCTGACCGAGATCGCCGACATCACCCACGACCACGGCGGCTGGCTCCACCTGGACGCCGCCTGCGGCATGTGGGCCGCGGCCTCACCCGTCCTGCGACCCGCCCTCGAAGGACTGGAACGCGCGGACTCCTGGTCCTGCGACGGCCACAAGTGGCTCAACACCCCCTACGACTGCGGGATCGCCCTGTGTGCCCGCCCCGAACCCTTCGTCGACGCGGTGCGGTTCGACGCCGACTACCTCCAGACCGCCGAACGCACCGGCCGCGACCCGATGGACCACCGCGTGGAGATCTCCCAGCGCGCCCGCGCCCTGACGCTCTGGGCGATCCTGCACCACGAGGGCCGCGAGGGGATCGCGCGCATCGTCGAACGCAACTGCTCAGCGGCCCGCGAACTGGGTTCACTCCTCGCACGGGAACCGGGCGTCGAACTGCTGGCCCCCGTCACCCTCAACCAGGTCCTGCTGCACATCGGCGGGGAGGACCGCACCCAGCGGGTCGTGGACACCCTCAACAGCGCGGGCACCTGCTGGGTGACCCCCACGACCTGGAACGGCCGGCCGGCGGTGCGGATCTCCGTGTCCAACTGGCAGACGGGCCGGGAGAGCGCCGACGCCACCGCGGACGCCTTCCTCAGTGCGTACCGCGAGCACGGCGAGCCGGGCACCTCCGCGTCCCGCCCACCCGCCGACAAGCGCTGA
- a CDS encoding GNAT family N-acetyltransferase produces MNVPHVTDVATEFSCRPARPDDQEDIVSVYRQSFDRDPVFQWLFPDAASRPSLLESYFTIMVGHTFAQGGAVLRTEDFGAVSMYFPPDAVDQPQNVKDRLLDALRAGLGADSDRTVHLMTMLGASHPTGLPPHYYGTFVAARPHHQGGGLGTRLKKCLFALADEDRAGAYAEASSPRNLALYERLGQRRLGPALTLPDGPPIFPIWRPPTTASRPAGAGAADGGS; encoded by the coding sequence ATGAACGTCCCGCACGTCACCGATGTGGCGACCGAGTTCTCCTGCCGCCCCGCCCGCCCGGACGACCAGGAGGACATCGTCTCCGTCTACCGCCAGTCCTTCGACCGGGACCCGGTGTTCCAGTGGCTGTTCCCGGACGCCGCGTCCCGTCCCTCGCTGCTGGAGAGCTACTTCACGATCATGGTCGGACACACCTTCGCGCAGGGCGGCGCCGTGCTGCGGACCGAGGACTTCGGCGCGGTCAGCATGTACTTCCCGCCGGACGCGGTGGACCAGCCGCAGAACGTCAAGGACCGACTGCTCGACGCGCTGCGCGCGGGGCTCGGCGCCGACTCCGACCGGACCGTGCATCTGATGACGATGCTCGGCGCGTCGCACCCCACCGGCCTCCCCCCGCACTACTACGGCACCTTCGTCGCCGCCCGTCCCCACCACCAGGGCGGCGGCCTCGGTACTCGCCTGAAGAAATGTCTGTTCGCGCTGGCCGACGAGGACCGGGCAGGCGCCTACGCCGAAGCGTCGTCGCCCCGCAATCTGGCGCTCTACGAGAGGCTGGGCCAGCGCAGGCTCGGCCCCGCGCTGACCCTGCCCGACGGACCGCCGATCTTCCCCATCTGGCGGCCCCCCACGACGGCGTCCCGGCCCGCGGGAGCCGGCGCGGCCGACGGCGGGAGCTGA
- a CDS encoding metal-dependent hydrolase family protein codes for MPSTPHRDVWVRADRLWDGVSDRPVDGLRVRVRDGRVAELTTTPPPPSGGDTVELPGCTLLPGFIDCHVHTLDERLDTSSAAYQTLQALPALRTLLACGFTTVRDLGGAHKPLNTALRRAVHEGLVTGPRMLVAPNILSPRGGHADKSPELAERYGVEIGTLADGPDELRRAVRLQARAGADWIKFVASGGFSSPVDGPDDTAYSQAEMDALASTARDLHLPCAAHAFDDESITRAVRAGVRSIEHACLATPSAYGLMAEYGTFLVPTQYAQSYFLARLDDERLWADQPPKMRRAYHRYAEELRVGLRRPAGTDVRIAFGTDAGMFPYAESWREFPTLVGNGLSPLRALRAATGVAAELLSRPDLGRIAPGATADLVALRGDPFQDIDATGRVRWVMQGGRPVHGEERGGG; via the coding sequence ATGCCCAGCACGCCACACCGCGACGTATGGGTGCGCGCGGACCGCCTGTGGGACGGCGTGTCCGACCGCCCGGTCGACGGCCTCCGCGTCCGGGTGCGCGACGGGCGGGTCGCCGAGCTGACCACCACTCCCCCGCCGCCGTCCGGCGGCGACACCGTCGAACTGCCCGGCTGCACCCTGCTGCCCGGCTTCATCGACTGCCATGTGCACACCCTGGACGAACGGCTCGACACCTCCTCGGCCGCCTACCAGACCCTCCAGGCACTGCCCGCGCTCCGCACCCTGCTGGCGTGCGGCTTCACGACCGTGCGCGATCTCGGGGGCGCCCACAAGCCGCTCAACACGGCGCTGCGGCGCGCGGTCCACGAGGGGCTCGTCACCGGCCCCCGCATGCTGGTCGCGCCGAACATCCTCTCCCCGCGCGGCGGCCACGCCGACAAGTCACCGGAGCTCGCCGAGCGGTACGGCGTCGAGATCGGCACCCTGGCCGACGGCCCCGACGAACTGCGCCGCGCCGTACGGCTCCAGGCCCGCGCGGGCGCGGACTGGATCAAGTTCGTCGCCAGTGGGGGCTTCTCCTCACCGGTGGACGGCCCCGACGACACCGCCTACTCGCAGGCGGAGATGGACGCCCTCGCGTCGACCGCGCGGGACCTCCATCTCCCGTGCGCCGCCCACGCCTTCGACGACGAGTCCATCACCCGAGCCGTCAGGGCGGGGGTGCGCAGCATCGAACACGCCTGTCTCGCGACGCCGTCGGCCTATGGGTTGATGGCCGAGTACGGGACCTTCCTGGTGCCGACCCAGTACGCCCAGAGCTATTTCCTCGCACGGCTGGACGACGAACGCCTCTGGGCCGACCAGCCGCCCAAGATGCGCCGCGCCTACCACCGGTACGCCGAGGAACTGCGCGTGGGGCTGCGGCGTCCGGCGGGCACCGACGTGCGGATCGCCTTCGGCACGGACGCGGGGATGTTCCCGTACGCCGAGAGCTGGCGGGAGTTCCCGACCCTGGTCGGCAACGGGCTCTCCCCGCTGCGTGCCCTGCGCGCTGCCACCGGCGTCGCCGCGGAGCTGCTGAGCAGGCCGGACCTGGGCAGGATCGCCCCGGGCGCCACGGCCGACCTGGTGGCTCTGCGCGGCGACCCGTTCCAGGACATCGACGCGACGGGACGGGTGCGGTGGGTGATGCAGGGGGGCCGCCCCGTCCACGGGGAGGAACGGGGCGGTGGGTGA